In a genomic window of Helianthus annuus cultivar XRQ/B chromosome 10, HanXRQr2.0-SUNRISE, whole genome shotgun sequence:
- the LOC110886624 gene encoding NEDD8 ultimate buster 1, protein MTTKLKIAGAWSGVLEAQLDDWTVPFLKQQIANRLDCSTDSINLITAGKVLRDDSGTQKLIELGLKNNSKILVTRVSPDQGKELVAEEEKSTRLQRLKAAATSLAKRHADGSLPVEDFNLELENQSGEKVKLGTEDDQRALMMGLMFHGKAKRLVKSKKYEDALEVLTMGEEAFSLCDSSVVQLIDNVPILQIDMVWCYFMLKDISKLSVAGKRLEEARKGIERSHGKESTRLRLLHGNAHPELALHLRLELLEGIVAYHSGDLEKAKRSLNSARSRYLELQVPDEELSMLMGMGYGERAAKRALRMNRQSVERAVDFLVEERAKKQQKYEDDLRRRNEIMEQKRFGVTPLKKAVDLEKLKELVSIGFEKELAAESLRRNENEMQKALDDLTNPDTNSDIQLFIESRKKKRARRASDAAVERLVTLGFPREAVVAAVDAHGTEERALNHLLEQNVPKESAPPTGPVAENVGSSSGSGGASSSDGGTGTVPNNGNIPIFDQEMERDVEMEHEITGDLRSEDVFSDYDMELTRESEAIEEYLALVLV, encoded by the exons ATGACTACAAAATTGAAGATAGCAGGGGCATGGTCCGGTGTTCTAGAAGCCCAATTGGACGATTGGACCGTACCCTTTTTGAAACAACAAATTGCAAACCGATTAGACTGTTCTACAGACTCGATCAACCTCATAACTGCAGGCAAAGTGTTGCGGGACGATAGTGGGACCCAGAAGTTGATCGAATTGGGTTTGAAGAACAATTCAAAGATTTTGGTCACTAGGGTATCACCTGATCAGGGTAAAGAGTTGGTTGCTGAAGAAGAGAAGTCTACCAGGCTGCAACGACTCAA GGCTGCTGCAACTTCACTGGCGAAAAGGCATGCTGATGGTTCATTGCCGGTTGAAGATTTTAATCTTGAATTGGAGAATCAAAGTGGGGAGAAAGTGAAGCTGGGAACCGAAGATGATCAACG TGCACTAATGATGGGACTTATGTTTCATGGAAAAGCGAAACGATTGGTCAAAAGTAAGAAGTATGAAGACGCCTTGGAAGTTTTAACTATGGGAGAG GAGGCGTTCTCACTATGCGACTCCAGTGTCGTTCAG CTAATTGACAACGTCCCAATACTTCAAATAGATATGGTTTGGTGTTATTTTATGCTTAAAGACATCAGTAAACTATCAGTAGCTGGAAAACGCCTCGAAGAGGCCCGAAAAGGAATCGAACGGTCTCATGGGAAAGAATCGACCCGTCTCAGACTTCTTCATGGAAACGCTCATCCCGAACTTGCATT GCATTTGAGATTGGAATTACTGGAAGGTATAGTGGCATACCATAGCGGTGATCTCGAAAAGGCGAAGAGATCATTGAATAGCGCTAGGAGTAGATACTTGGAG CTTCAGGTTCCGGATGAAGAACTATCAATGCTAATGGGGATGGGGTACGGAGAACGTgctgcaaaaagggcgttacgtaTGAACCGACAAAGTGTTGAGCGCGCGGTTGATTTTCTCGTTGAGGAAAGAGCTAAGAAACAACAAAAGTACGAGGATGACCTCAGGCGAAGAAATGAAATCAT GGAGCAAAAGAGGTTTGGAGTTACCCCACTTAAAAAAGCAGTCGATCTTGAGAAGTTAAAGGAGTTGGTATCGATTGG TTTTGAGAAGGAACTTGCGGCAGAATCTCTTAGAAGAAATGAAAATGAAATGCAAAAAGCTCTTGATGACTTGACAAATCCAGATACTAATTCTGATATACAG CTTTTTATTGAGTCGCGAAAGAAGAAGAGAGCACGTAGAGCTTCGGATGCTGCTGTTGAAAGACTTGTTACCTTAGGGTTCCCTAGAGAAGCAG TTGTGGCTGCTGTTGACGCTCACGGAACAGAAGAACGCGCTTTAAATCATCTACTAGAACAGAACGTGCCGAAGGAGAGTGCACCGCCGACAGGTCCGGTGGCGGAGAACGTCGGGAGTTCTAGCGGCTCTGGCGGTGCCAGCTCATCAGATGGCGGCACTGGAACCGTTCCGAACAATGGAAATATACCGATCTTTGATCAGGAAATGGAAAGGGATGTGGAGATGGAACATGAGATTACAGGTGATTTACGGAGTGAAGATGTGTTTTCGGATTATGATATGGAGCTTACTAGAGAAAGTGAAGCTATAGAGGAGTATTTGGCTCTTGTGTTGGTCTAA
- the LOC110886623 gene encoding protein ALP1-like, translating to MAGAGGTKNPTATKSSSTTTKPHHNPPPITPSTRRQTLLHLISLAASATAAAHSFLTTHDLTLHPSQTLTLESNISTVSLSISHLLSLIHHPIAFAVPKPPPPPPSWFHRLLTSQNSSTSDYLFIESFRMSRQSFSYIVPLLTPNLSSLPIDPNYAVGVTLFRLAHSASFNAVGRRFDIDSPTACRVFYTVCKAVIDKLGHLFELRSDLNRIVLGFGWISLPNCCGVLGVERFGVKGNLFGENGSVMVQALVDSEGRFLDVSAGWPSTMKPELVLRQSELFSAVEESRELLTGPSYELNDGSSIPQYILGESCFPLLSWLITPFRKSGSDDDVEDDDEDDGVDDGCLNLSSSKQAFNSVHNRGMELVDTAFGRLRARWGILSKEWKEESIESFPYVVVTCCLLHNFLIKSGEEFPDEDSEYTRNHGLSDYEGEGDETGERIRSAIASHLSRWEDC from the exons ATGGCCGGCGCCGGAGGAACCAAAAACCCAACGGCAACAAAGTCATCATCAACCACCACCAAAccccaccacaacccaccacccaTCACCCCCTCCACCCGCCGTCAAACCCTCCTCCACCTCATCTCCCTCGCCGCCTCCGCCACCGCCGCCGCCCACTCCTTCCTCACCACCCACGACCTCACTCTCCACCCTTCCCAAACCCTCACCTTAGAATCCAACATCTCCACCGTCTCTCTCTCCATCTCTCACCTCCTCTCTCTCATCCACCACCCCATCGCCTTCGCCGTCCCCAAACCACCCCCTCCTCCTCCCTCCTGGTTCCACCGCCTCCTCACTTCCCAAAATTCCTCAACTTCCGATTACTTATTCATCGAATCTTTTCGCATGTCAAGACAATCTTTTTCCTACATTGTTCCTCTCTTAACCCCTAATTTATCATCCCTCCCAATTGATCCCAATTATGCTGTGGGTGTTACCCTGTTTCGGCTTGCGCATTCCGCGAGTTTCAACGCGGTCGGTAGGCGATTCGACATCGATTCGCCTACCGCTTGTCGGGTTTTTTATACCGTGTGTAAAGCTGTGATTGATAAGTTGGGTCATTTGTTTGAATTAAGGTCTGATTTGAATAGAATTGTGTTGGGGTTTGGGTGGATTTCGTTGCCGAATTGTTGTGGGGTGTTGGGTGTTGAGAGGTTTGGGGTTAAAGGGAATTTGTTTGGGGAAAATGGGTCTGTTATGGTTCAGGCTTTGGTGGATTCTGAAGGGAGGTTTTTGGATGTTTCGGCTGGGTGGCCGAGTACGATGAAGCCGGAACTCGTTTTACGACAGTCGGAGTTGTTTTCCGCTGTTGAGGAATCCCGGGAGTTGTTAACGGGCCCGTCGTATGAACTTAACGACGGGAGTTCCATCCCGCAGTATATTTTGGGTGAATCTTGTTTTCCGCTTTTGTCGTGGTTGATTACACCGTTTAGGAAGTCGGGTAGTGATGATGACGTCGAGGATGATGACGAGGATGATGGTGTTGATGATGGTTGTTTGAACTTGAGTTCTTCGAAACAAGCGTTTAATTCGGTGCATAATCGTGGGATGGAGTTGGTTGATACTGCGTTTGGGAGGCTGCGAGCGAGGTGGGGGATTTTGTCCAAGGAGTGGAAGGAGGAGTCGATTGAGTCGTTTCCTTACGTTGTGGTTACGTGTTGTTTgcttcataattttcttattaaGTCTGGCGAGGAGTTTCCTGATGAAGATTCGGAGTATACGAGGAATCATGGTCTTTCGGATTATGAAGGAGAAGGAGATGAGACAGGGGAGAGGATCAGAAGTGCGATCGCTTCACATTTAAGTCGG TGGGAAGATTGTTGA